One stretch of Armigeres subalbatus isolate Guangzhou_Male chromosome 2, GZ_Asu_2, whole genome shotgun sequence DNA includes these proteins:
- the LOC134209890 gene encoding uncharacterized protein LOC134209890 — MVLQKRPWGREACRKTYHMEYLAKRADGRVFHRKKEKTVQGHIELPNTQQSEIDLFSMVEELKFVVPTTENRKKIMNLWSSTFEYRSQFRSNQDFHSFIEEFPVTTAFDGELVEYDFRRMWNQTMEFVEQWNTWQHKILMSYKHLYREISNDFLRALAIIRAKNPTRGSKRVRDERSSEDNSMNGLIYWIKLDDPLPVCYEVPVLIIRGNLMTEGEQHFVSWDIVNMPVGDNIVRAFSMFCQCFDVFGIPCAPSDKQFMMFFRGIIFSVDKVSTTGEKFVRSLEE, encoded by the exons ATGGTTCTACAAAAACGGCCGTGGGGACGGGAAGCATGCAGGAAAACTTACCATATGGagtatttggccaaacgggcaGATGGACGCGTTTTCCatagaaaaaaagagaaaacaGTTCAGGGACACATTGAGCTTCCAAATACTCAACAGTCGGAAATCGATCTTTTCTCTATG GTAGAGGAACTAAAATTCGTTGTACCGACGACCGAAAACAGGAAGAAGATCATGAATTTATGGTCATCTACATTTGAATACCGGTCACAGTTTCGTTCAAATCAGGACTTCCATTCTTTCATCGAAGAATTCCCCGTTACTACGGCTTTCGATGGTGAGCTT GTGGAATATGATTTCAGAAGGATGTGGAACCAAACCATGGAGTTTGTTGAGCAGTGGAACACGTGGCAGCATAAGATACTTATGTCGTACAAACATTTGTACCGAGAAATTTCCAACG ATTTCTTGAGAGCGTTGGCAATTATCCGTGCTAAGAATCCAACTCGCGGTTCAAAGCGTGTGCGTGACGAAAGATCTTCGGAGGACAATTCCATGAATGGATTGATTTACTGGATTAAG CTGGATGACCCACTTCCTGTGTGTTATGAGGTTCCGGTTTTGATCATAAGAGGAAATCTCATGACAGAAGGAGAACAGCATTTCGTTTCCTGGGATATCGTCAACATGCCTGTCGGTGATAACATCGTGCGGgctttcagcatgttttgtCAATGCTTTGATGTATTTGGCATTCCATGCGCACCAAGCGACAAACAGTTTATGATGTTTTTCCGGGGAATAATCTTTTCTGTGGACAAAGTTTCCACAACCGGAGAAAAATTCGTTAGATCTCTAGAGGAGTAA